A single region of the Arthrobacter sp. PAMC25564 genome encodes:
- a CDS encoding glutamate ABC transporter substrate-binding protein produces MKNFFSWKKPMLVAATAALALSLSACGGTAGSPAPTATSDLPYKVADNVSISGSPTFDTIKSSGKVRIGVKQDQPGLGFKDAATGEYSGFDIEIAKWIAASLGISKDKIEFKPIPSANRESAITNGDIDYYVGTYSITDKRKQLIDFAGPYFVTGQGLLVKKDNSTINSEKDLSGKNVCSATGSTPIQNIKANFPGTKTTEFDTYSQCVEALKSGQVDAVTTDQAILLGYASQEPDTLKVVGQPFTVEKYGVGLKKGDTALRQFINKMFTDGGTVWQKLYDQSLGQSGTKVQQPAVENY; encoded by the coding sequence ATGAAGAACTTCTTTAGCTGGAAGAAGCCGATGCTGGTCGCGGCAACCGCGGCCCTGGCCCTGTCCCTCAGCGCCTGCGGCGGAACCGCCGGCAGCCCCGCCCCGACCGCCACGTCCGACCTCCCCTACAAGGTCGCGGACAACGTCTCGATTTCCGGCAGCCCCACCTTCGATACGATCAAGTCCAGCGGCAAGGTACGGATCGGCGTCAAGCAGGACCAGCCCGGTCTCGGCTTCAAGGACGCGGCCACCGGCGAGTACTCCGGTTTCGACATCGAAATCGCCAAGTGGATCGCGGCGTCCCTGGGTATCAGCAAGGACAAGATCGAGTTCAAGCCGATCCCCTCGGCCAACCGCGAGTCCGCGATCACCAACGGTGACATCGACTACTACGTCGGCACCTACTCCATCACCGACAAGCGCAAGCAGCTGATCGACTTCGCCGGTCCGTACTTCGTCACCGGGCAGGGCCTGCTCGTGAAGAAGGACAACTCCACCATCAACAGCGAAAAGGACCTGTCCGGCAAGAACGTCTGCTCCGCGACCGGTTCGACGCCGATCCAGAACATCAAGGCCAACTTCCCGGGCACGAAGACCACCGAGTTCGATACGTACTCCCAGTGTGTCGAGGCACTCAAGAGCGGACAGGTCGACGCCGTCACCACCGACCAGGCCATCCTGCTCGGCTACGCTTCCCAGGAACCGGACACCCTGAAGGTCGTCGGACAGCCGTTCACCGTTGAGAAGTATGGTGTCGGCCTGAAGAAGGGCGACACCGCGCTGCGCCAGTTCATCAACAAGATGTTCACCGACGGCGGCACCGTCTGGCAGAAGCTCTACGACCAGTCCCTGGGCCAGTCGGGCACCAAGGTCCAGCAGCCCGCAGTAGAGAACTACTAA
- a CDS encoding amino acid ABC transporter permease: MNTLLNNSDLFITGFRNTLILFFFAAIFALILGTVVATLRVSPVPAMRAAATLYVNVVRNTPLTLVLFFFALGYPKLGLVPIDFMTAAIIGLSLYTATYVAEAVRSGINTVPVGQAEAARAIGLPFTQTLTLVILPQAFRAVIPPMFSVFIALLKNTTVAAGFSVFEAGAIRANLSERGEPAMAGLLWVALVFIALVFILSAAQRKLEQKWKVDR; the protein is encoded by the coding sequence GTGAATACGCTGCTGAACAATTCGGACCTCTTCATCACGGGGTTCCGGAACACGCTCATACTCTTCTTCTTCGCCGCGATTTTTGCCCTCATCCTCGGCACCGTCGTCGCCACCCTGCGCGTCTCCCCCGTTCCCGCCATGCGGGCGGCGGCAACGCTGTACGTCAACGTGGTCCGCAACACCCCGCTGACCTTGGTGCTCTTTTTCTTCGCCCTGGGCTACCCGAAGCTCGGGCTGGTGCCCATTGATTTCATGACGGCGGCCATCATCGGCTTGAGCCTCTACACCGCCACCTACGTGGCAGAGGCCGTCCGGTCCGGTATCAATACGGTCCCGGTGGGACAGGCCGAGGCAGCCCGCGCGATCGGACTGCCGTTCACGCAGACGCTGACGCTCGTAATCCTGCCGCAGGCCTTCCGCGCCGTTATCCCGCCGATGTTCAGTGTGTTCATCGCCCTGCTCAAGAACACGACGGTGGCCGCCGGTTTCTCCGTCTTCGAGGCCGGCGCCATCCGGGCCAACCTCTCCGAACGCGGCGAACCGGCCATGGCCGGCCTCCTCTGGGTCGCCCTCGTGTTCATCGCCCTCGTATTCATCCTTTCCGCCGCGCAACGGAAGCTCGAACAGAAGTGGAAGGTTGACCGATGA
- the dapE gene encoding succinyl-diaminopimelate desuccinylase, whose amino-acid sequence MTAPNPHAPARLDLRQDVALLTAELIGINSVSGNETELADAVEHALRAIPQLEIIRDGDSIIARTGLGRAERVILAGHLDTVPLPTTEGSLGTVPAFWPSGAPGEGVLYGRGATDMKGGVAVQLALAAALFDGGAGPDRDVTFVFYDHEEVEAVKSGLGRLVRNHGAMLGGDFAILLEPTDGTVEGGCNGTMRLEATTLGEAAHSARAWMGSNAIHAAAPILARLAAYEPLTITVDGLDFRESLNAVRINGGTAGNVIPDRCVVEINYRFAPDKTPDQAEQQVRELLAGFDVVRTDSAAGARPGLDHPAAASFVAAVGAEPKPKYGWTDVARFSGLGIPAVNFGPGDALLAHKDNEHVEADAIRECLRALRTWLDL is encoded by the coding sequence GTGACCGCCCCGAACCCCCATGCCCCCGCCCGCCTGGACCTCCGCCAGGACGTTGCCCTCCTCACCGCCGAGCTGATCGGCATCAACAGTGTGTCCGGCAACGAAACGGAGCTCGCCGACGCCGTTGAGCATGCCCTCCGCGCGATCCCGCAACTGGAAATAATCCGGGACGGGGACTCCATCATTGCCCGCACCGGCCTCGGCCGCGCCGAGCGGGTCATCCTGGCCGGGCACCTGGACACCGTGCCGCTGCCGACGACCGAAGGGTCCCTCGGGACGGTTCCCGCTTTCTGGCCCTCCGGGGCGCCGGGCGAGGGTGTCCTTTACGGCCGCGGCGCCACGGATATGAAGGGCGGCGTCGCCGTGCAGCTCGCCCTGGCGGCGGCGCTGTTCGACGGCGGTGCGGGGCCGGACCGGGACGTCACCTTCGTCTTCTACGACCACGAGGAAGTCGAGGCGGTCAAGAGTGGACTGGGCCGGCTCGTACGCAACCACGGCGCCATGCTCGGCGGGGATTTCGCGATCCTGCTCGAGCCGACGGACGGGACCGTGGAAGGCGGCTGCAACGGCACCATGCGCCTGGAAGCGACCACGCTCGGCGAAGCCGCCCACTCGGCCCGGGCCTGGATGGGCAGCAACGCCATCCACGCGGCGGCACCGATCCTGGCCCGGCTGGCCGCCTACGAACCGCTGACTATCACCGTGGACGGGCTGGACTTCCGTGAGAGCCTCAACGCCGTGAGGATCAACGGAGGCACCGCCGGCAACGTCATTCCGGACCGCTGCGTTGTCGAGATCAACTACCGTTTCGCGCCGGACAAGACCCCGGACCAGGCTGAGCAGCAGGTGCGGGAACTGCTGGCGGGATTCGACGTCGTCCGCACCGATAGTGCCGCCGGCGCGCGTCCCGGACTGGACCACCCGGCCGCCGCGTCCTTTGTGGCCGCCGTCGGAGCCGAGCCGAAGCCCAAATACGGCTGGACCGACGTCGCGCGGTTCAGCGGGCTGGGGATCCCGGCGGTGAACTTCGGCCCGGGGGACGCGCTGCTGGCCCACAAGGACAACGAACACGTCGAAGCGGACGCGATCCGCGAATGCCTCCGCGCGCTGCGGACCTGGCTGGACCTCTGA
- a CDS encoding DUF3117 domain-containing protein translates to MAAMKPRTGDGPMEVTKEGRSLIMRVPLEGGGRLVVELNAAEATNLKECLVGVTEVASH, encoded by the coding sequence ATGGCGGCAATGAAACCACGCACCGGCGACGGCCCTATGGAAGTGACCAAAGAGGGACGGAGCCTGATCATGCGTGTTCCGCTCGAAGGCGGGGGACGGCTCGTGGTCGAACTCAATGCTGCCGAAGCCACAAACCTGAAGGAATGCCTCGTCGGCGTCACCGAAGTAGCTTCGCACTGA
- a CDS encoding amino acid ABC transporter permease, which produces MSSVLFDAPGPKARSRYRILGVVTALVILLIVGFVILRFAQSGQFEAKKWQLFTFPLVQQTIAQSVGATLAAFGTAAVFSLVLGIFLAFGRLSDRRWISLPCYGFTELFRAVPLLILMMIFYYGLPTVGVQGITPFIAVVAGLVLYNGSVLAEVFRAGIESLPRGQSEAGYAIGLPKSAVMTSILLPQAIRSMLPVIISQLVVILKDTALGFIVTYNEILFQAKFFGSQIQYGSPIIPSAIVAGVLYVGMCLILAAIAKWLEKRLSRQPGAAVIPAAAIPAEV; this is translated from the coding sequence ATGAGTTCTGTTCTCTTCGACGCGCCCGGCCCCAAGGCCCGCTCCCGGTACCGGATCCTGGGCGTTGTGACGGCCCTCGTGATCCTGCTGATCGTCGGCTTCGTCATTTTGCGCTTCGCGCAAAGCGGCCAGTTCGAGGCCAAGAAGTGGCAGCTGTTCACGTTCCCGCTGGTACAGCAGACCATCGCCCAGTCAGTCGGCGCCACCCTGGCCGCATTCGGCACCGCGGCCGTGTTCAGCCTGGTCCTGGGTATATTCCTGGCATTCGGACGCCTTTCTGACCGCCGCTGGATCAGCCTGCCGTGCTACGGCTTCACGGAGCTCTTCCGGGCCGTCCCGTTGCTGATCCTGATGATGATCTTCTACTACGGCCTGCCTACCGTGGGCGTCCAGGGGATCACCCCGTTCATCGCCGTCGTGGCGGGACTGGTGCTGTACAACGGATCCGTCCTGGCCGAGGTGTTCCGGGCCGGCATCGAGTCGCTGCCGCGGGGCCAGAGCGAGGCCGGATACGCAATCGGACTTCCAAAGAGCGCCGTCATGACCAGCATCCTGCTCCCGCAGGCCATCCGGTCCATGCTCCCCGTGATCATTTCCCAGCTCGTGGTGATCCTCAAGGACACCGCACTGGGGTTCATCGTGACCTACAACGAGATCCTGTTCCAGGCGAAGTTCTTTGGCAGCCAGATCCAGTACGGTTCCCCGATCATCCCCTCGGCGATCGTCGCCGGCGTCCTGTACGTCGGCATGTGCCTGATCCTGGCCGCCATCGCCAAATGGCTTGAGAAGCGGCTCTCCCGCCAGCCGGGCGCTGCCGTCATCCCGGCGGCCGCCATCCCGGCGGAAGTCTAG
- the dapD gene encoding 2,3,4,5-tetrahydropyridine-2,6-dicarboxylate N-succinyltransferase: MTETAASAVPADSRPAARTDARSAYGYGVATVSTRNGEATVLDVWFPAPALGTAAENLRDVENADQTLRDIAAGGSDPDRGTEQKVVFVQIHLDEAPADTADAYLRLHLLSHRLVRPNTINLDGIFGKLPNVVWTNFGPAAVEDFELTRARLRKRGAVTVYGVDKFPRMVDYVIPSGVRIADADRVRLGAHLAEGTTVMHEGFVNFNAGTLGTSMVEGRISAGVVTGDGSDVGGGASIMGTLSGGGKEKIAVGERVLLGANSGVGISIGDDSVVEAGLYVTAGTRVRVIGPKDVDGEDTTRIVKAVELSGVPNLLFRRNSTTGAVEVLPRKGQTVELNEALHAN; the protein is encoded by the coding sequence ATGACTGAAACCGCTGCTTCCGCCGTGCCCGCCGACTCCCGCCCTGCCGCCCGCACTGACGCCCGCTCTGCCTACGGCTATGGAGTGGCCACTGTCTCGACCCGCAACGGTGAAGCAACCGTGCTGGACGTCTGGTTCCCTGCCCCGGCACTCGGAACCGCTGCGGAAAACCTCCGGGACGTGGAGAACGCGGACCAGACGCTGCGCGACATTGCCGCCGGCGGCTCCGACCCGGACCGCGGCACCGAGCAGAAGGTCGTCTTCGTCCAGATCCACCTCGACGAAGCCCCGGCCGACACGGCCGATGCCTACCTGCGCCTGCACCTGCTCTCGCACCGCCTGGTCCGGCCGAACACCATCAACCTGGACGGCATCTTCGGCAAGCTCCCCAACGTCGTCTGGACCAACTTCGGCCCCGCCGCCGTCGAGGACTTCGAACTGACCCGCGCACGCCTGCGCAAGCGCGGCGCCGTGACCGTCTACGGCGTGGACAAGTTCCCGCGGATGGTGGACTACGTCATCCCCTCCGGCGTCCGCATCGCCGACGCCGACCGCGTCCGGCTCGGCGCGCACCTGGCCGAGGGCACCACCGTCATGCACGAGGGCTTCGTGAACTTTAACGCCGGAACGCTCGGAACCTCCATGGTCGAAGGCCGCATCTCCGCCGGCGTCGTCACCGGTGACGGGTCCGACGTCGGCGGCGGCGCGTCGATCATGGGCACCCTGTCCGGCGGCGGCAAGGAAAAGATCGCCGTGGGCGAGCGCGTCCTGCTGGGCGCCAACTCCGGCGTCGGCATCAGCATCGGCGACGACTCCGTCGTCGAGGCGGGCCTCTACGTGACGGCCGGAACCCGCGTCCGCGTCATCGGGCCCAAGGACGTCGACGGCGAGGACACCACCCGGATCGTCAAGGCCGTGGAGCTTTCCGGCGTTCCCAACCTGCTCTTCCGCCGCAACTCCACCACCGGCGCGGTGGAGGTCCTCCCCCGCAAGGGGCAGACCGTCGAGCTGAACGAGGCCCTGCACGCCAACTGA
- a CDS encoding amino acid ABC transporter ATP-binding protein encodes MTTQVPGDALVSLNAVNKHYGQLHVLKDINLAVRKGEVVVVIGPSGSGKSTLCRAINRLETIDDGVIRIDGKELPKEGKELAKLRADVGMVFQSFNLFAHKTILENVTLGPIKVKGASKAEAEKEAMALLERVGVGLQAPKLPAQLSGGQQQRVAIARALAMKPKVMLFDEPTSALDPEMINEVLDVMVQLAKEGMTMIVVTHEMGFARKAADRVVFMADGQIVEDASPEEFFTNPKSSRAKDFLSKLLTH; translated from the coding sequence ATGACTACTCAAGTGCCAGGCGATGCGCTCGTCTCCCTGAATGCCGTAAATAAGCATTACGGCCAGTTGCACGTCTTGAAGGACATCAACCTGGCCGTCCGCAAGGGCGAGGTTGTTGTTGTCATCGGCCCCTCGGGTTCCGGCAAGTCAACGCTGTGCCGGGCCATCAACCGCCTGGAGACAATCGACGACGGCGTCATCCGCATCGATGGCAAGGAACTGCCCAAGGAAGGCAAGGAACTCGCCAAACTGCGGGCCGACGTCGGGATGGTCTTTCAGTCGTTCAACCTCTTTGCCCACAAGACGATCCTCGAGAACGTCACCCTCGGACCCATCAAGGTCAAGGGCGCCTCGAAGGCAGAGGCCGAGAAGGAGGCGATGGCCCTGCTGGAACGGGTCGGCGTCGGGCTCCAGGCCCCGAAACTGCCGGCGCAGCTCTCCGGCGGCCAGCAGCAGCGCGTCGCGATTGCCCGCGCCCTGGCGATGAAGCCCAAGGTCATGCTCTTCGATGAGCCCACCTCGGCCCTGGACCCGGAAATGATCAACGAGGTTCTCGACGTCATGGTCCAGCTCGCCAAGGAAGGCATGACGATGATCGTGGTCACCCACGAGATGGGCTTCGCCCGCAAGGCGGCCGACCGTGTGGTGTTCATGGCCGACGGCCAGATCGTTGAGGACGCCAGCCCCGAAGAATTCTTCACCAACCCCAAGAGCAGCCGGGCCAAAGACTTCCTGTCCAAACTCCTGACGCACTAG
- a CDS encoding DivIVA domain-containing protein: protein MSFFLIFLAIVLTGAAALLGTGLAPKIFRRGPAGTLPFDDGLDEPVASLPPVLLPENAGPSDVDQLRFAVGLRGYRMDQVDQVLDELRDQIAARDRKISELGEELGRLGTPAEQRP from the coding sequence GTGAGCTTTTTCCTGATCTTCCTGGCGATCGTGCTGACCGGCGCCGCCGCCCTCCTTGGCACCGGCCTGGCGCCGAAAATCTTCCGCAGGGGCCCGGCCGGCACGCTTCCCTTCGACGACGGCCTGGACGAGCCGGTTGCCTCCCTCCCGCCGGTGCTCCTCCCCGAGAACGCCGGACCGTCCGACGTCGACCAGCTCCGCTTCGCCGTCGGCCTCCGCGGCTACCGGATGGACCAGGTGGACCAAGTGCTGGACGAGTTGCGTGACCAGATCGCGGCCAGGGACCGGAAGATTTCGGAGCTCGGGGAGGAACTGGGGCGTCTGGGGACGCCGGCGGAGCAACGGCCTTGA
- a CDS encoding TIGR00730 family Rossman fold protein encodes MGMSTDPQPNQDLNPTGKQAPAPRATPPANGIRHKGPLELRRKQAKVTMSDQTLLDTKGPGQFVHTDPWRVMRIQSEFVEGFGALADLGPAVSVFGSARTVPGTMNYELAVQVGRKLAEAGLAVITGGGPGSMEAANKGALQGNGVSVGLGIELPFEQGMNQWVDLGINFRYFFARKTMFVKYAQGFIVLPGGLGTLDELFEAMVLVQTRKVTSFPIVLLGTDFWSPLLDWIRTTLVSEGMMDEEDLDLVQLVDDPAQAVALVVEGASRHRNPNGTIR; translated from the coding sequence TTGGGCATGAGTACCGATCCGCAGCCAAACCAGGACCTGAACCCCACCGGGAAGCAGGCGCCCGCACCGCGGGCCACACCGCCGGCAAACGGCATCCGGCACAAGGGCCCGCTGGAGCTGCGGCGCAAACAGGCCAAGGTCACCATGTCCGACCAGACCCTGCTCGACACCAAGGGTCCCGGGCAGTTCGTCCATACGGACCCCTGGCGCGTGATGCGGATCCAGAGCGAATTTGTCGAAGGTTTCGGCGCGCTCGCGGACCTCGGCCCGGCCGTCAGCGTCTTCGGCTCGGCCCGCACCGTGCCGGGAACGATGAATTATGAACTCGCCGTCCAGGTCGGCCGGAAACTGGCCGAGGCGGGCCTCGCTGTCATCACCGGCGGCGGCCCCGGCTCCATGGAAGCCGCCAACAAGGGCGCACTCCAGGGCAACGGCGTGTCCGTGGGCCTCGGGATCGAACTGCCTTTCGAACAGGGCATGAACCAGTGGGTGGACCTGGGCATCAACTTCCGCTACTTCTTCGCCCGGAAGACCATGTTCGTGAAGTATGCCCAGGGCTTCATCGTGCTGCCCGGCGGGCTTGGAACCCTCGACGAGCTCTTTGAGGCGATGGTGCTGGTCCAGACCCGCAAGGTGACGTCGTTCCCGATTGTGCTGTTGGGCACCGACTTCTGGAGCCCGCTGCTGGACTGGATCCGGACCACCCTGGTGTCCGAAGGGATGATGGACGAGGAGGATCTTGATCTGGTGCAACTGGTGGATGATCCAGCCCAGGCCGTCGCTCTCGTCGTCGAGGGGGCGTCGCGCCACCGGAACCCCAATGGCACCATCCGCTGA
- a CDS encoding Sec-independent protein translocase TatB, whose translation MFGINGPEFLLLLIIGLLVIGPSRLPEYTQKLANIVKEVRRMAAGAREQIKEEVGIDIDDVDWKKYDPRQYDPRRIIKEALLDDDTKPVSAGAPAAVATVAAAAAAADHRPARVVVRLPEGEPAPFDSEAT comes from the coding sequence GTGTTTGGAATCAACGGACCGGAGTTCCTCCTTCTGCTGATCATCGGTCTTCTGGTGATCGGTCCCAGCAGGTTGCCCGAATACACCCAGAAACTTGCCAACATCGTCAAGGAAGTCCGCCGGATGGCGGCCGGCGCGCGGGAACAGATCAAGGAAGAAGTCGGCATCGATATCGATGACGTCGACTGGAAGAAGTACGATCCCCGGCAGTACGATCCCCGCAGGATCATCAAGGAAGCGCTGCTGGATGATGACACCAAGCCGGTAAGTGCGGGCGCACCCGCCGCGGTTGCCACCGTCGCCGCCGCCGCGGCCGCCGCGGATCACCGCCCGGCCCGCGTCGTCGTCCGCCTTCCCGAAGGCGAGCCCGCACCCTTCGATTCAGAAGCTACCTAG
- the sigE gene encoding RNA polymerase sigma factor SigE — protein MSFLAAVPATEESQPAPEAEWVRPTWDEVVTNHSAKVYRLAYRLTGNKFDAEDLTQEVFVRVFRSLENFRPGTLDGWLHRITTNLFLDQARRKNRIRFDALADDAESRLPGREPGPEQSFEFNNLDLDVQAALEELPPDFRAAVVLCDLEGLSYDEVAVALDIKLGTVRSRIHRGRTMLREKLAHRDPRPRQSAKSLKPRLKMPRIAGLL, from the coding sequence ATGTCGTTTCTGGCAGCTGTCCCTGCAACTGAAGAGTCCCAGCCCGCGCCGGAGGCCGAATGGGTCCGGCCGACGTGGGATGAAGTCGTGACCAACCACTCCGCCAAGGTCTATCGCCTCGCGTACCGGCTCACGGGCAACAAATTCGACGCCGAAGACCTCACCCAGGAGGTGTTCGTCCGCGTCTTCCGCTCGCTGGAGAACTTCAGGCCCGGGACACTGGACGGCTGGCTGCACCGGATCACCACCAACCTGTTCCTGGACCAGGCGCGGCGCAAGAACCGGATCCGCTTCGACGCCCTCGCGGACGATGCCGAGTCGAGGCTTCCGGGCCGCGAGCCGGGGCCCGAGCAGAGCTTCGAATTCAACAACCTGGACCTTGACGTGCAGGCGGCACTCGAAGAGCTGCCCCCCGACTTCAGGGCCGCCGTCGTCCTCTGCGACCTCGAAGGGCTCTCCTACGACGAGGTGGCCGTCGCGCTGGACATCAAACTCGGGACGGTGAGGTCCCGTATCCACCGGGGCCGGACGATGCTCCGGGAGAAGCTCGCACACCGTGACCCCCGTCCGAGGCAGTCCGCCAAGTCCCTCAAGCCGCGGCTCAAGATGCCGCGCATCGCCGGCCTGCTCTGA
- a CDS encoding O-methyltransferase, with translation MSADKSTSWSYAEDLPAEDEVLLHARERSFELGVTPIGPGVGAVLTVLAAASKAQTAVEIGTGAGVSGVCILRGLCPQAVLTTIDVDVEHLKAAREAFQEAGSPANRTRTISGRAGDVLPRLTDGAYDLVFIDADKPNYPGYVEQAIRLLKSGGLLIVNDALDKDRVANPAAREATTVVLRQVGKSIRDDDRLASAMLPTGDGLLIAVKK, from the coding sequence ATGAGCGCCGATAAGTCCACGAGCTGGTCCTATGCAGAAGATCTGCCTGCCGAGGATGAGGTCCTGTTGCACGCGCGCGAACGGTCCTTCGAACTGGGGGTAACTCCGATCGGCCCCGGCGTGGGGGCAGTGCTGACGGTGCTGGCCGCCGCTTCCAAGGCGCAGACCGCGGTGGAGATCGGAACCGGAGCCGGGGTCTCCGGCGTGTGCATCCTGCGGGGACTGTGCCCGCAGGCGGTACTGACCACCATCGACGTCGACGTCGAGCACCTGAAGGCGGCCCGGGAAGCGTTCCAGGAAGCCGGCAGCCCGGCCAACCGCACGCGCACGATTTCCGGCCGTGCCGGCGACGTCCTCCCGCGGCTGACCGACGGCGCATACGACCTCGTGTTCATCGATGCCGACAAGCCGAACTACCCCGGCTACGTCGAGCAGGCCATCCGGCTGCTCAAGTCCGGCGGCCTGCTGATCGTCAACGATGCCCTGGACAAGGACCGTGTGGCCAATCCGGCGGCCCGGGAAGCCACCACCGTCGTCCTCCGGCAGGTGGGCAAGTCCATCCGCGACGACGACCGCCTTGCTTCGGCCATGCTGCCGACCGGCGACGGCCTGCTGATCGCGGTCAAGAAATAG
- a CDS encoding TetR family transcriptional regulator C-terminal domain-containing protein, which translates to MPKFVDAALRRQDVVEAAFRIIAADGLERVSLREVADEASLAVGSVRHYFASSDELLVHSFRVVVDRVIGRLSAADARLAGLVPGTAGHHHGVLALLGEFLPLDEARAVDACVWMAFKNAARIRPVLAAEADRSHRGVAAIVGRVVMDLGARGAAPDQQKLVIEAERLLATLDGLTMHALLQPEWMTAQMCRDVLDAHLAGLDSSGASPARSNAASH; encoded by the coding sequence ATGCCCAAATTTGTCGACGCCGCACTGCGGCGCCAGGATGTCGTCGAAGCCGCCTTCCGGATCATCGCAGCCGATGGGCTGGAGCGCGTATCGTTGCGGGAAGTTGCGGACGAGGCCTCCCTTGCCGTCGGATCGGTCCGGCACTATTTCGCCAGCAGCGATGAACTGCTCGTCCATTCCTTCCGGGTCGTCGTGGACCGGGTCATCGGCCGGCTCTCGGCAGCCGATGCGAGGCTTGCGGGCCTGGTCCCCGGAACCGCCGGGCACCACCACGGGGTGTTGGCCCTGCTGGGCGAGTTTCTGCCGCTGGACGAGGCGCGTGCCGTCGATGCCTGTGTCTGGATGGCGTTCAAGAACGCGGCCAGGATCAGGCCGGTCCTGGCCGCTGAGGCGGACCGCAGCCACCGGGGCGTCGCCGCGATTGTCGGCAGGGTGGTGATGGACCTTGGGGCCCGCGGCGCGGCCCCGGACCAGCAAAAGCTCGTGATCGAGGCCGAACGCCTGCTGGCAACCCTGGACGGGCTCACGATGCATGCCCTCCTGCAGCCCGAATGGATGACGGCCCAGATGTGCAGGGACGTGCTCGACGCCCATCTGGCCGGCCTGGACAGCTCCGGGGCGAGCCCTGCGCGAAGCAACGCAGCCAGCCATTAA
- the galE gene encoding UDP-glucose 4-epimerase GalE, translating into MRILVTGGTGYIGSHTVLSLQEAGHDVVVIDNLVNSSEESLRRVAELSGKPAVFHHADLVDESAVDAVFARHAIDAVIHFAGLKAVGESVREPLRYYHNNLVGTLNLIRAMDRHNVRSLVFSSSATVYGEHNPIPYIEKMEIGANNPYGRTKEQIEDILSDLGAADGRWHIALLRYFNPVGAHPSGRIGEDPQGIPNNLMPFIAQVAVGRREKLMVFGGDYDTPDGTCLRDYIHVVDLAEGHVAALDHVADRCGVFRWNLGSGKGSSVLEVLRSFERAVGHPLPYEVTARRAGDLPAFWADATSALADLSWSTTRTVDQMCEDHWRWQKNNPLGYNS; encoded by the coding sequence ATGAGAATTTTGGTTACTGGCGGCACCGGCTACATCGGTTCGCACACTGTCTTGTCCTTGCAGGAGGCCGGCCATGACGTCGTGGTCATCGACAACCTGGTGAACTCCAGCGAGGAATCACTGCGCCGGGTCGCCGAGCTCAGCGGGAAGCCTGCGGTCTTCCACCACGCCGACCTCGTGGACGAGTCCGCCGTCGACGCCGTCTTCGCCCGGCACGCGATCGACGCCGTCATCCACTTCGCCGGCCTCAAGGCCGTCGGCGAGTCCGTCCGCGAGCCCCTGAGGTACTACCACAACAACCTCGTCGGCACGCTGAACCTGATCCGCGCGATGGACCGGCACAACGTCCGCTCGCTCGTCTTCAGTTCCTCGGCCACGGTCTACGGCGAGCACAACCCGATCCCGTACATCGAGAAAATGGAGATCGGCGCCAACAACCCCTACGGCCGGACCAAGGAACAGATCGAGGACATCCTCTCGGACCTCGGCGCGGCAGACGGCCGCTGGCACATCGCGCTCCTGCGCTACTTCAACCCGGTCGGCGCGCACCCCTCGGGCCGGATCGGCGAGGACCCGCAGGGCATTCCCAACAACCTGATGCCCTTCATCGCCCAGGTCGCCGTCGGACGGCGGGAGAAGCTGATGGTGTTCGGCGGTGACTATGACACCCCGGACGGGACCTGCCTGCGCGACTACATCCACGTCGTGGATCTGGCCGAAGGCCACGTCGCCGCCCTTGACCACGTGGCGGACCGCTGCGGCGTGTTCCGCTGGAACCTGGGCTCGGGGAAGGGCTCCTCGGTACTGGAGGTGCTGCGCTCCTTCGAGAGGGCCGTGGGCCATCCGCTGCCCTACGAGGTCACCGCCCGCCGCGCCGGGGATCTTCCCGCGTTCTGGGCGGACGCAACCTCGGCCCTGGCCGACCTCAGCTGGTCCACCACCAGGACGGTGGACCAGATGTGCGAAGACCACTGGCGCTGGCAGAAGAACAACCCTCTGGGCTACAACTCCTAA